A stretch of the Flavobacterium sp. 5 genome encodes the following:
- a CDS encoding cell wall metabolism sensor histidine kinase WalK: MKFKHQLAIFNALTRLFLILILWLMLPVLVEKVVYNHINKSLLEKKQKFIQHLDKEEINDFIVRNDTSETYASFSTLHSEFLVLSRVSVNSKADATFFINEPRIIEGESNDYRILQYYFKYENTNYLLEIGNSLSEINDLTFIIRLFIIIVLTIIVVITFLVDTFYIEYLLKPFYKIIDTKIRHVNEPEAFDHTPIQSHSRDFRELDFVLNQMMDRISESFKKEKQFIANVSHELLTPIALLKSKFENLLQNTSLEDSVVDKIASSLSTLDLLKKIIGNLLLISKIENNQYEANETIVFDEIISDLIIDLQDRIEDKELSFDKNIEHHFSFIGNKTLMHILFYNLIVNAIKYNKPFGKIEIKDGFLEGSYFLSISDSGIGMNEKQQANIFKRFARVNLDQEGQGLGLAIVESIAQFHHIVIEITSEINVGTTFVLLFSKDQKPN; encoded by the coding sequence ATGAAATTCAAACATCAGCTGGCTATTTTTAATGCATTAACTCGTTTGTTTTTGATTCTGATTTTATGGCTAATGCTTCCTGTTTTGGTCGAAAAAGTAGTTTACAATCATATCAATAAAAGTTTATTAGAGAAAAAGCAGAAATTCATTCAGCACTTAGATAAAGAGGAAATAAATGATTTCATTGTTAGGAACGATACCTCCGAGACCTATGCTAGTTTCTCGACATTGCACAGTGAGTTTTTAGTGCTTTCGAGGGTTTCTGTTAATAGCAAAGCAGATGCCACTTTCTTTATTAATGAGCCACGAATAATTGAAGGAGAAAGCAATGATTACAGGATTCTTCAATATTATTTTAAGTATGAAAACACAAACTACCTTTTGGAAATAGGGAATAGTTTAAGCGAAATAAATGATCTCACCTTTATAATTCGTCTTTTTATTATCATTGTTCTTACGATTATTGTGGTGATTACTTTTCTGGTAGATACTTTTTATATCGAATATTTATTAAAGCCCTTTTATAAAATTATAGATACTAAAATTCGGCATGTCAATGAGCCAGAAGCTTTTGATCATACTCCGATACAATCGCATTCCAGAGATTTTCGGGAACTAGATTTTGTTCTGAATCAGATGATGGACAGAATTAGTGAATCCTTTAAAAAAGAAAAACAGTTTATCGCAAATGTTTCGCATGAATTGTTGACTCCCATTGCACTGCTGAAAAGCAAATTTGAAAATTTACTGCAAAACACCTCTTTAGAAGATTCGGTTGTAGATAAAATTGCGAGTTCCCTGAGTACTTTAGATTTATTAAAAAAGATAATTGGTAATTTATTATTGATTTCAAAAATTGAAAACAATCAATATGAAGCCAATGAAACAATCGTTTTTGATGAAATTATCAGTGATTTGATTATTGATTTACAAGATAGAATTGAAGATAAAGAATTGTCTTTTGATAAAAATATTGAACATCATTTTAGCTTCATTGGAAACAAAACGCTGATGCATATTTTGTTTTATAATCTAATTGTCAATGCTATAAAATACAACAAGCCATTTGGTAAAATTGAAATTAAAGATGGTTTTCTGGAAGGAAGCTATTTTTTGTCCATTTCAGATTCGGGTATTGGAATGAATGAGAAACAACAAGCAAATATTTTTAAACGATTTGCCAGAGTCAATTTGGATCAAGAGGGGCAAGGGCTTGGCCTTGCAATTGTTGAAAGTATTGCTCAATTTCATCATATTGTGATTGAGATAACATCGGAGATTAATGTAGGGACTACTTTTGTTTTATTGTTTTCGAAAGACCAAAAACCTAATTAA
- a CDS encoding metallophosphoesterase, with protein sequence MILRLLLFGVVLFLIELYAFQAVKTVLKLKWILISYQVISLLLFVFIVYSFTQFDRSVGQTKQTMFTMGLLLLVYVPKIVVTIILLGEDVFRLAAGAVCYFIDNNSKETFLPSRRKFVSQIGLGLAAVPFMSLIYGIFEGKYNFKVIKQAIYFPDLPAAFDGFTITQISDVHSGSFDNPEKISHAIDLVNEQNSDLILFTGDIVNTHAKEMHPWIETFNKIKKHEYGKYSVLGNHDYGEYVTWPSQSAKDKNFEDIKKLYGQIGFSLLLNEHTFIEKDGDRIALVGVENWGRNFKQAGDLNKASQQLGKEDFKILMSHDPSHWDEVVQHDEKHYQLTLSGHTHGMQFGIEIPGFFKWSLAQYVYKQWAGLYENLGRYVYVNRGFGFHAYPGRVGIMPEITVIQLIKGEKLA encoded by the coding sequence ATGATATTACGTTTATTACTTTTCGGTGTGGTTCTTTTTCTTATTGAACTTTATGCATTTCAAGCTGTTAAAACAGTATTAAAGTTGAAATGGATTTTGATTTCATATCAAGTAATTAGTCTTTTACTTTTCGTTTTTATTGTTTATTCTTTCACTCAATTTGATCGTTCGGTAGGACAGACTAAGCAAACCATGTTCACTATGGGGTTGTTACTTTTGGTATATGTTCCAAAAATTGTAGTGACTATTATTTTATTAGGAGAAGATGTCTTTAGGCTAGCAGCTGGGGCAGTTTGTTACTTTATTGACAATAATAGTAAAGAAACTTTTTTGCCTTCCAGACGTAAATTCGTTAGTCAGATTGGTTTAGGACTTGCTGCGGTTCCTTTTATGTCATTGATATATGGAATCTTTGAGGGGAAATATAATTTTAAAGTAATAAAACAAGCAATCTATTTTCCAGATTTGCCAGCAGCTTTTGATGGTTTTACTATTACTCAAATCTCGGATGTTCATAGCGGTAGTTTTGATAATCCCGAAAAAATAAGCCATGCTATTGATTTGGTTAATGAACAAAATTCGGATTTGATTTTATTTACAGGCGATATTGTAAATACTCATGCTAAGGAAATGCATCCATGGATTGAAACGTTTAATAAAATTAAGAAGCATGAATATGGTAAATATTCGGTTCTGGGTAATCATGATTATGGCGAATACGTCACTTGGCCATCACAATCTGCCAAGGATAAAAATTTTGAAGATATAAAAAAATTATATGGTCAAATAGGATTTTCATTACTATTGAATGAACATACTTTTATTGAAAAAGATGGTGATAGAATTGCTTTAGTAGGAGTAGAGAATTGGGGGCGTAACTTCAAGCAGGCTGGAGATCTGAATAAAGCTTCGCAGCAGTTAGGTAAGGAGGATTTTAAAATCTTAATGAGTCATGATCCAAGCCATTGGGATGAAGTAGTACAACATGATGAAAAGCATTATCAGCTTACACTTTCGGGTCATACTCATGGTATGCAGTTTGGAATAGAAATTCCAGGTTTTTTTAAATGGAGTTTGGCGCAATATGTGTATAAACAATGGGCAGGTTTATATGAAAACCTAGGAAGGTATGTCTATGTAAATAGAGGATTTGGATTCCATGCTTATCCTGGGAGAGTGGGAATTATGCCTGAGATTACAGTAATTCAACTAATAAAGGGTGAAAAATTAGCATAA